From Colias croceus chromosome Z, ilColCroc2.1:
CTAAACTTTTGTCTAAGAAGCTCAGTAATTAAAAACCATTCCTATCCGTAGTACATCAGGGCCCTTACCTCAGTGGAAGGCAATTTCCTCTTCAACAGGGGGTTGGGCCTGCGTGGTGGAGGAGTAGCAGCGACTCGTTTGGGAGAAGGTGATACCTGTAGCCTGTTGCGGAGCTTGATTCCTCCTCGAGGCGCTTCGGGAGCTGGGGTCGGAGATGAGCcctaaaaataagtatttaggCAGCTCGTAATTTGcctttttaaaaatggttCAGTCTATAGAGAATCTAGCGATGTCGGACACTTTATAAGAAAAACCAACACGCGTTTGATTCTGTGTAATTAATTGCGGCAATGTGTAATAGTTTATTTCAACACGCATCATGTCTTCAAGAACGTATGTGAATTATTTGTGTCCAGCAATTTGCTGAACATATTGCAGTCACTTTCATTATTCATATCGTGACTAAAGTATCAGAAACATTAACcgattgtataataattaataaaataattttattctctAAATAGTGtcgaaatataaatatttcagagcGTGCGTTACTATTGGTTGCCGCAACGTTAAACACGTCAACCTTGATTTACTTTCGATTAAAAGCAACGGACTGCACGTTATTTAAAGTGGGGTCAATGTCTTTTGTTTAACTGGCGCCACTTATATATCGAACTTATTGTCGTTTATTTGACAATGCACTTTATAGTTTTCAAGGAAGCTTACTAACATACACTTTATATATTGCAATAACGTAATCATTATCGAATATATCAATTTAACAGATAAGTCGATGATGAAATTGTATGTTTTCATTTCAAATCTATTTATTACTAGATGACGACAGGTCTTTCAAACATTACATTATTTgacatattaaaatgattgAATGATCTATTAATTGAGAAGATTGTAACCTCAGATTGTTCGTCTGCAGCGGGAGACTCTGCGGGTGCAGAGGTCTCAGCGGGTGCCTCGGAGGGAGCTTCGGTGTTCGCTGTAGTAGCCACTCCGGGCCTAAGACGAGGGTTGGGTCTAAGGTTTAGCCTGGGCCCGGGTCTCAGAGATACTGGCCTACCACCCGGTTTAcgtctaaaaaaatataagtatcgTTTAAGGCGCAATCAAAAAATGTTACGAACACTATATGTTacgaatattatttcaaagctGAATTACTGTATCCAAGTGCTATGATAACGTTGTGGTACATTTTAATTGTGGTTGTTATTGGATAATTACTCGAGATCTTAtaagatacaaaaataacagtaaGATGTAAAGATAAACAAAACGTGAAATACAAAAGAGGTTTGataaaatcattgtttttcTCAAATATCCTTTATAGTGTATGAATTAAGTTAATAATTCTATTCCGTGCAAATTACGTTAATATTTCCTTATCTTTCTTCAGTTTGTATGTGCcattaaataaacgttttttttttctttcttatcTAGACTTTTACTTACTAAGTAGGAACTGTGACGTAGTTTGTGTCTGCGTTCGAAACagatatttacaatattataatatgaatgtgTTCAcgtatattatgtttcttaACGCAGTCTCCAAGGCATTAGGCAGGGTGGAGACTGGAGAGTGTCTATTTAAGGTATATGATATCGTATTCATACTTCGAACTCGTCACTTCATCATTGGGAGTGGCCAAACcgtaataaaaaagtatccAAAATAATTTACCCAATACTTCTGCCTGGTGTGGGTGTAGTTTCAACAACTTCTCCAGAACCTGCGTTAGAGCTGGCACTGGGGGCGGTCGTCTCGCTCACTTCAGCTGATGAAGCAGCCGCTGTCGTGGTTGATGGGCCTCGTCTCAAACCGGGGCGTAGACGGGCTCTGAGAACCGAGTCAATAATTACGAGTCAATTATTAGTGATTCTTTCCCAAATTCATCAACCAGATAAGAGAAGTGTCTTAGAATGTGTCGAGGCCCATCGGCCTCGTCTCAAACCAGGGCGTAGACGCGGGCTCTGAGAACCGAGTCAAATAATACGCATTTTGTGTAATAAGTATTTGGAGAATACCCAAATTACTAATAGATGAGTATTGAATTTGAACGATCTTAGTTAAATTCCTTGTACATTATTCAGTAATTGATTCCGTTTACAAAACAGGTTACAAATGCTTGCGATTTATTCTACTATGCTAACATGCAGTTGATTTATAACCTTCTAGATGTAGACGCGGCATGCGagtttacaaatttaattttatacgcgctaatctcaggaactatactggtccgatttgaaaaattctttcggtgttagatatgccatttgtcgaggaaggctataggctgcTATGGGTACATTTTGTCATCCCCGTTCTTACTTCAATTAAACTGATTGCATGGTCGTTGGACTACATTTAAAAACGGTTAATGAAAGACCCGTTATTCAAACAAATTCAAAGTCTGGTcaatttacttaaaaacaaaacttaacaAAAATCACAGTGTTTTATGatgattgttttttgttgaTTGTTGAATCTCGTGtgacaatgtttgtcctcaatggactcctaaaccacttaaccgattataataaaattcgcacaccatgtgcagttcgatccaacttgagagatgggatagtttaaacatgtaagtaccacgggcgaagccggggcggaccgctagtaactCTATATACAGGATGTGTCGGTATCATATAcggtaatcgttaagtgtgcgcATGCGATTATTttgtaactattgcagatatcaaaaaaatttaaactgatatcgaaaagctaatgagtaaaatgacagtaataacttttttaaaataaaacaggaaatatacaaaaaatttacatcaaaagctttaaaaaggtttaaaatttaagtagtAACTATAATAGAATTTAAAATCGAACATAAATCTGCAGCACACTTTACGTTTACAACGCAGATGTTTTGAAGAAAAATGTTGAAAGTTTGAACGTACCTCAGaagaaatagaaaattaatgaaaattacattttaacaatTACTTCATATAAAGCATACctaatgtttttaatgttgatgtgtgatgtttttaattagcagctatttttataaaaaaaacatttcatttgAAATTTCGACCTTAAGTGGAACAATGAAGACTCATTAATATCACGAAAATAACGTGATTCTTTCCCAAATTCATCAATCAGATAAGAGAAGTGTCCACTACGTTAATTGcgtcttttatttattttttacaggtAGGTATTATTGGTAATGTACGTATACATTTTAAGGATCttctttatctttttaatttacctaGGTGCAGGCGCTTCGCTGGCTGCGTTGCTGCCGTCCTGCGCCGGGGCACTGGTCGTGGAGACAGGCCGGTTCCGACCGGCGAATAGACCACCTCGACGCCCGAACGCCTGACAGAAAATACCACCGTGTAACGTCAACACTCgtgacaataaaaaaatttgctTCGCTTTAACATAGGGTAGGTAATTTTGGAGAAAACACATTTTACGGAAACAATATCCATTTTAAGTAAGACGATAAACCAATAATTAAAACGTACACTTTCTTATTACGAGTATTTCACTATTAAAATTCCAGTCctcgaaataattttctttatataacGAACGTTATACGTATTCTTTGTTGTATTGTTGTCATATTACATAGTAtacaatcaatattttattaatataatgttttaaaatatagtatgTTAGTTGCGGTCCAATAATTTTTACCAAACAAAGAAAGACAGTATATGGGAAATAGAGcaattattatgatgaaatcCTCAGACAAAAACTGGACAAGTAAGTATATGATATGATATATAAGTTGCTAATCTTAAATGGAGGCTAACAAGTTAGTAACTATATTCGCATAGCAGTAAGTCGCTAGAGCATGTCgccttacataataaatatgctTATTTCcttgaataatatatttacatgaAAATCAATGCGAACCTTAGGTTGTGTCGCTGGTTTCTCTGCTGGGGCTGCGGAGCTGGTTTCCACTTCGGCGACTGTCGCAGTGGTTTTTCTGACTCCATTTGGCTTACCAAACCGACCTGTTGACAAATACTCTCTTACTGTATACGTAACGAACACTCACAAATCAAGACAATATATAAGAAAGCCCATGCGCTCATGAatcctttaaaataaaattctgaaACATGATGTTTATTCATGTGCGCAcagctttaaaaatgtaataaaaataacacatacACAAAATTCGCATAAAGTCGCAAAGCAGAATATTAACATCGCTACGCACACAATCCCTAgctaataggtacctaggttacccatttatacatatatgtaaagaaaataaatttcgaCGTGTCCATCCGGAGAACCGTTGAATGGTAATTATCGGATGTGACAACTTTCCATCCGTTTGTGCTCGCGACACCATGTTACAAATGAGATTTCAAAAGGGGATTAATATTACTTAGAATTACCTCGCGCCCTAGTAGATGTCTCTTGAGGTGCTTCTGTTGCTGCGCTGGTGGACACAGAGCCTCTAGCTCGGGCTCCAGGGCGCGACTTAAATCGCGATGGGCGAGTTGGGGCCGCAGTTGTCGTTGTGGTCGTGGGCGCGGGTGTAGTGGTCGTGGTCGTAGTGGTTGTAGTCGTTGTGGTAGTGGTGGTCGTTGGCGTTGTTTCCTCTTCTGTTGTACTTAGAGATTCGGTTGTCCAAGAGTCGTCATCTACTGTTGTGGATCCATCAAAACTCAACAAATCGCTTGAGGGATTGATTTCATTGTTCAAATTTTCACCCGCCAAGTAGGCGTACAGATCGAGGGCTACTTTTTCCATAGCAGTCATTGTAGTATACTCCGTTGTGTCTTGTTCATATGTCGTTGTTTGTTTGTAGTCCGACGGCAGTTTTGAGTCGTCCAATACTTCTTGGAAAATAACACCACTTGGAAGACTGTGGCCTTCCCGTTGCGTTTCCTTTACAGGCAGCTCAACGTCAGAAACATCGGTTGTAGTTTTACTTTCAGATGAATATCTCGTTGGCGGTTCCTTGTATTGGCTGCGAATGTCACCCGAATGTGTTTTGAAACTATCAAGGTCGACGAGTTCGGAACTTGGTCGCCTGAAATgattaataatgaattattagttagaaaaaaattaatcaatcagcaatgatatttaataatatttacataatttacacGATGCTCTGTGctcttttttacaatttacctAACATGCGCACGTGTCCTACTTCTTGTTTGACCGATTGATTCATCAGCCACACTATCAACTTGTGATCTACCACGTTGTCTTACTGCTTCTGTTACTTCAGGTACATGAGTAGTGGTGCTTGAACTGCCAAAACTACGACCCCGAGGTGGGAACCGTGTGCTTGATGGTAATctgttaagaaaataaaattgtacgtACATTTCATAAATTCCATATCCAGGAGCATCCATCAACGTACGGCACATTTGAAGCCAGATGTATCAGGTACTCCGGTGAAGATCGCAATTGATGTGGAGAATATTAGTTCTAATACTACttctatgttattatttaaactacaAATGCACTGTAATTACAAAGTGATCTAACTACAATTACATATCTGATGCaagccaaaattaaataaactatatttacCTCTCTACAATTTCTTCTTGAACTGGAGCTGGAGCTGGGGTCGTATTCCTTCCTCGGGAACGACCTCTTCCAGATGTGCTCAATACTTCATTTTGTACCTCTGGAGTGGCAGTTGTTGTTGTGGTTGATCTTTCGATTGTGCTATATTTGCTCTTTGATCTACTGTCTTTGGCAATATGGTTCTCAGTTTCAACTTTTGATGGTCCATCATGTGAATTGAGAACAGGAGCTTCATTGCTTGCGGGTTTGTCTTTCACTTCCTTTTTACTTTCATCATCttcatcataataataataaatgtattcatATTCGTAGTCTTGACCATTTGGTCCCTTTTTAACTTGAATTCTGGAGTGTTGCTTTTGTTCTGAACCAGCTGTTTCAAGTTTCACATTTGATGACAGGAGCCCACTGTTAATATCGTCGATGGTGTCAAAATTAATTGGAATATATTCGTATCCTTTAGCTGGTGTGGGTGGTGCTGTTGTTAAAATAGGTTTTTGCGTCGTAGTTCCATCATTGTTACTTAATTTTCCAGATTCTGACATAGCTTCTAAAGCTACTGCTAATTTAGGATTAGTATCAATATCTCTAACATTTTCTTTAATCTTGATATCCTCTAACTTAGATACAGGCACATCGATTTCAATTGACTCAGATGCCTTAAGTTTTTGACCTTTTTTAATTTGCGCTTTTTTATCTTCTTCAATAGAAACTATACCTTCTGCTGAATGTTTAACTTTTCCACTgtgtaactttttaaatattttttcattgctATCTTCTGGCTTCGTGAGCCTATGATTTGGGTGTTTTTCTGGTATTTTATGCGAGGTCTCAAAATTTCTTAATGGTGTTTGTTGTCCGGAACTAACTAAGACATATTCTTCACCTGGTCGTGGCTCTGTGATGATGTCCACTTCCGCAACGACCGTGTATGTTGCACAAAGCAGAAAACATCTGAAACAAAGGAAAGGTCTAATTTGCCAAATGTCACTACagtatatttcaaaattttgaaTTCCTACCGCATTGTGTCGTATGAATCAGCGAGACAACATCTGTTCAATGCTCATGTAGTACCTACGACTAACTAtgattcatttatttcatcaCAATAGCAAGAAGTAATATTGTTGTTGAGTGTGTAATTGATTAGCACACAAAAATTGGCACTTATTTCGTAACATATATATTGCATTTGCATAGTTTGAAAGCACCAACAAATATGCAAGCAAATTTGTTGCGTTGCCGCACAAAAAGTTATGTGAAAATAGGACAGAAGACTAGAAAACAAACGTCGAACATTGCAATAATTGTGAATTCGCGATGTGGTCGTGAGAACTAGTGATGAAAAATCGGAGCGTGGGTGTATTTGTGGTATTACGCATTGCCATTCCGGACAAGTGCAGATCGAAGCAACGCAACATTACGATCACTTTCGCTTAGAGAGACTCTCACTCTCGTCTCTGAGACtagatacttataaataacatatttttgaagtgttagctaataacttttattacGTCGCTACATATAACtagataattaaatagataaaatactTGCTCGAAACCGATTTTCCATGGTTTTATAAGATAAGTTGCGCCACTTATAACGGATATCCGTTTGTCTACTGCGGTTTATACTAACGTCATTAGGAATCACAAGAAAGATTTGAATATTTGCTTCTAGAAATCCGGTCTTAGGACTAGTTAAGCTTTAATAGTTTATAACAACAATCGACAGGCATTTTCTTACAAATGCGTCATGTTCCCGAATAGGAACTGCATTACCAATTATTGCAATCGGAAGGCAGTGACTTCCGCGCAATTTCATACAAAGCAGGTATCGGCACGCGGAAGCATTTCGAAGGATGACGATTTTATATGCTTATTACAATTTGTAATCGCGCTCAACatacagttttattataaatcgtgcataaatattaatagggGCACCACATGCAGTAGGTAAACATCATTAGTCGGTTAAATAGACATTGAAATGTGTTGCATAGCCTTAATAATTCCTCACAAGAGTGCAATAAGACCGGTATAGAATGAGTACCGGTTCAATTTCACTAGATGTAAGGTCGCACCGAGCGCAAGGCTAGGTGAGCGTATCTACGAACATactatcaatataaataaagttctTCATGACCTATGCATGGCTACAGTATAATACTTATGCTGAGTCAATTGaaggatattaaaatatatcatttccTGCAGTTTTAACCTTGTCAATACACTTAAATGGACCGTTTTTTACGCATAACAAAATATGATCGTTAACGATTAAGCCGCAGTCATAAGAAATGGAAGAGACTTCCTCACTTCCATTCTCATTGCTCATGATACCTGTCATGAATAGTGTATTTTAGTTGCGTGTTATGTTACTGTTATTAGCCAGAAAAACTTTCATACCTTTTTGCTGCAATTAAAAGAGTAATAATTGACTATTGTACCAATTCTTACAGGCCCgttaaatctatttaaaaattagaTACGGCAATAATTCAATTGTActattataaagttgtaaataaGCTGTGACGGTCCATTGGAGTATCTATCTTGAGTATCGCACGATTAtcattgaatttaatttttctttaaaaaatatatgtgcatataatatgttaattccAATTCATTGTTCTCCATTAAGTGTGCGTCACCATACAAAGGAATAAAAAGTTTGCCTATGTTTGagtacaatttttttcatGGGAAACGAAGTTTGGACAGATAATAGagtatttacttttaagtCAATAGTACTTATTTACTTATCGACATCTGATGTACTTGCAGCGTAAATGATGCAGAAAATATCGAACAAAAACCAGAACTTGttaaatgaaagaaaaaccgATTTGTGAATGTAAGCCGTCACAGTTGGTGCAAtggatttattcaattgtaaGTAAACAGAATATTGACTATGCgtgttaatttaaatgtactgTTTGGCTAGACAACTGTTAATTCTTCgttatataattgttttatccGGTCACTGCACTTTGTGCAAAGAAAtcacatataattatattttattttaacctcGAAATCGCACATGTAATACATACttgctttaattaaataaatgtcgaaaaattaaataataatgtttttattaattgtggTAACCATGAAAAGTTTTGAAAGCCTCTGATTTATCGCTAATTTTCCTTgataattcaaatttcaatctTACGCGGTGATTTAAAGTGACAGATTATCGTTGCAAAAATTGACCATGGGCAAACTGATTGTGAACTGAGATTATAGATATCAAAATGATTTCCTAAGCTAAGAGCTATTGTAGAGACAATAGTTATTGTGTCTAAGTTGCGACTGAAAACATTTAGTACATTATGAAATCTTCAAATGCTATGTTTGCACATCGATGATGAATTatgaaaaaagatttttaattttctcttTTTCTAATCTCTACAGCTCTACATCTAtggtaattataaaataaaaaacattgaagcgtaataaaactgaaaaggtTTGTTTTATGAGATACTGTACATATATCACAGTTTTAAAAActcaatcaataattttaaataacatacgTCTACTCTACTGACATAACTGCGCAATAATAATGCGATTACTGAAAACATGTTAAAGTACATGCGCGTATACGTATCTCAgtatattttagaattattgataaatttaacaaatgaTTTGTATactttaactttatttatacagtAATGTCGTAATTAATATGGCACCATTctaaaattctaaaatgtaAAGGTCACGAGAAGAGCAACCAGTTCTTTCTAAAGActtattaaaaagcaatataCGTCTCTTCATCGAAGTATTCCGCAATATGCAAAGTTGACATTTAACTTCTGGAGGACAAAACTAAGATATGAATTAGCTACAATAAATGCtctgttaaattattattggtcAGCTTGCGTGAgcacatttttacataaattaattaatattattattcttaaaacGTATGATATAGTCCagactttaattttatcacaATACATCCGAAAACTTACGATTTAAATCGCGTGTACGTGGAAGGGGAGAGGTTTACGAACGAGGTGTGCGTTCAGGGTACCAAAAAACGAATTAGGGAAAAATCGAACAAAAAACCACAATCCATCTTGTAAATTCTTAGattaatttatagtttatttcaGTTACATCCTgcatgataaatataaatatctcacTCCTTAGGTTTCCTCAAAGTTCAAATAAAACCGCTTTCAGCATCATGGCCACTAGTTACCAGTTTTTGTAAAATGCATTTTGtgttataaactttattaaagataatgtttaaattgaaGTGTATACGGTATTGAGcaatttaataatacctactatacGAGGTACCGGAAGAGAAATTCTTTCATCGGAAGCAGTTTTACCGCCGTGAAAAAATTGATTGGTGTAGTATGTATATTTCGGTCCCATTAGTTTCAGTGAATAATCAACTTCAATAAATCAaccgtatatttttatatcaaaacgcttcataaaactataatgcaattgtaagaaaatttaataacaattattacttttgtgATGTTAATTTTACTGCGTCGTAGGTtcacatacataaaataagtaatgataaataaaatattaatatgggtGATCCGTTTAGAAAATAGAAATCATACCAAAACTAAAGGTGTTCGTGaccatataaaaaataaaaatatgaaaaacgCAGTAAGGCTATATCGCTTAGTAAACATGCAAGGATTCCTCTCTTACTTGAACTTTTCTAATATCCGTGTCATAAAACTTAATtcactgtttttttttccaCAAACACGaatttattttgcaaataataggTTAACGGGTTTTATAGACGACAGGTGTTTTTGGTATGTAAGGACTTTAAATTTTCATCGTCAAACCCATAAATATTTAGTGTTCGATCGTTAAAAATGATGATTTTATGGCTTCCTGTTCTACTCGTCTGcctacataattaaatagcCGGTTCGTAATTTCGGCTTGAAAGTAAAAGTGTTTTTGCCTATCTCAagaataacacaaaatatatgtataatattacatattacaataGATAATCGTGTGCGAATTGTACGAgaaattttctaattaaaaaatgaattaaaaatgttattcaaAGACtacattataacatttttgctACTTAAGAATTTCAGTGCGGCTCGTATTATTTCGACATCAACTAAATAAATCATGTTGACCAAGCCCGCGCGGAATTGAGAAAAATGCTGAATAATTCACAACAGTACATAAAATAACGTGTTTTATTCTCATATTCACAGCGAATCTTCAACGAACCGGTCTCATGTTTGTTGTTTTCACGATGGTTTCTCTAGAGACTTGCATTTGGTGCGTCCGCGGCGGTCGTCGGCCCCCTTGACTCACGGATACCTAAATATGGCACACCGACCAAAACGAATAAGAACTAAGTAATGTCAACGTAATTTATGGTCATTGCCATTTTACCAAAACTGTTATCTAACTTTTGGTCGCTCTCAATTTTGCAACAATACACTTGCACTTTTCAACGTATTTTGAATGCTATGTTGTATATTTAAAGACTAACAAACAGTTTGCTGACAAAATACTTTAGTTATGACATAATGCAACACGAAATATGCTTGCCGCTTGGTCCACATTGTGATAAgcttaaactttttttaagtttttaacaCTCTGTAATCATAAAAGTTTCACAGACTTGTGCTATCAGAtaattcattgaaattaaagTAATGATATAAGCTTATAAGATTTAATCGCAACTGGTGACAAACACGAATGTGAGTCAGAGAAACCCGGACgcttgtaatataatttatctatcCGGATATCAAATTACATAAGTAAGCTTATGTCAAACATTATAACACGTTATATGAGCGTCTTCGccgaaaatatttatatttcacgCCTATCTTGTTATAACGGGAGATTATCGAATAGCAATTCGTTACGATTATCCcgttttaaaaaaa
This genomic window contains:
- the LOC123705190 gene encoding mucin-5AC-like isoform X2; translated protein: MDLRIALCFLLCATYTVVAEVDIITEPRPGEEYVLVSSGQQTPLRNFETSHKIPEKHPNHRLTKPEDSNEKIFKKLHSGKVKHSAEGIVSIEEDKKAQIKKGQKLKASESIEIDVPVSKLEDIKIKENVRDIDTNPKLAVALEAMSESGKLSNNDGTTTQKPILTTAPPTPAKGYEYIPINFDTIDDINSGLLSSNVKLETAGSEQKQHSRIQVKKGPNGQDYEYEYIYYYYDEDDESKKEVKDKPASNEAPVLNSHDGPSKVETENHIAKDSRSKSKYSTIERSTTTTTATPEVQNEVLSTSGRGRSRGRNTTPAPAPVQEEIVERLPSSTRFPPRGRSFGSSSTTTHVPEVTEAVRQRGRSQVDSVADESIGQTRSRTRAHVRRPSSELVDLDSFKTHSGDIRSQYKEPPTRYSSESKTTTDVSDVELPVKETQREGHSLPSGVIFQEVLDDSKLPSDYKQTTTYEQDTTEYTTMTAMEKVALDLYAYLAGENLNNEINPSSDLLSFDGSTTVDDDSWTTESLSTTEEETTPTTTTTTTTTTTTTTTTTPAPTTTTTTAAPTRPSRFKSRPGARARGSVSTSAATEAPQETSTRARGRFGKPNGVRKTTATVAEVETSSAAPAEKPATQPKAFGRRGGLFAGRNRPVSTTSAPAQDGSNAASEAPAPRARLRPGLRRGPSTTTAAASSAEVSETTAPSASSNAGSGEVVETTPTPGRSIGRKPGGRPVSLRPGPRLNLRPNPRLRPGVATTANTEAPSEAPAETSAPAESPAADEQSEGSSPTPAPEAPRGGIKLRNRLQVSPSPKRVAATPPPRRPNPLLKRKLPSTEATTEAPKKASSETTEESTSAEKSETETEAAPAETTPAPPLRGLDALIARRRAAGVGSRPARPVRGARLPK
- the LOC123705190 gene encoding nuclear pore complex protein DDB_G0274915-like isoform X3, with amino-acid sequence MCAAASSSSFTVATVCRLGKARVLTDVSVAAATRRRSPPAAVRPAPATSLLPTRAMDLRIALCFLLCATYTVVAEVDIITEPRPGEEYVLVSSGQQTPLRNFETSHKIPEKHPNHRLTKPEDSNEKIFKKLHSGKVKHSAEGIVSIEEDKKAQIKKGQKLKASESIEIDVPVSKLEDIKIKENVRDIDTNPKLAVALEAMSESGKLSNNDGTTTQKPILTTAPPTPAKGYEYIPINFDTIDDINSGLLSSNVKLETAGSEQKQHSRIQVKKGPNGQDYEYEYIYYYYDEDDESKKEVKDKPASNEAPVLNSHDGPSKVETENHIAKDSRSKSKYSTIERSTTTTTATPEVQNEVLSTSGRGRSRGRNTTPAPAPVQEEIVERRPSSELVDLDSFKTHSGDIRSQYKEPPTRYSSESKTTTDVSDVELPVKETQREGHSLPSGVIFQEVLDDSKLPSDYKQTTTYEQDTTEYTTMTAMEKVALDLYAYLAGENLNNEINPSSDLLSFDGSTTVDDDSWTTESLSTTEEETTPTTTTTTTTTTTTTTTTTPAPTTTTTTAAPTRPSRFKSRPGARARGSVSTSAATEAPQETSTRARGRFGKPNGVRKTTATVAEVETSSAAPAEKPATQPKAFGRRGGLFAGRNRPVSTTSAPAQDGSNAASEAPAPRARLRPGLRRGPSTTTAAASSAEVSETTAPSASSNAGSGEVVETTPTPGRSIGRKPGGRPVSLRPGPRLNLRPNPRLRPGVATTANTEAPSEAPAETSAPAESPAADEQSEGSSPTPAPEAPRGGIKLRNRLQVSPSPKRVAATPPPRRPNPLLKRKLPSTEATTEAPKKASSETTEESTSAEKSETETEAAPAETTPAPPLRGLDALIARRRAAGVGSRPARPVRGARLPK
- the LOC123705190 gene encoding mucin-5AC-like isoform X1 — protein: MCAAASSSSFTVATVCRLGKARVLTDVSVAAATRRRSPPAAVRPAPATSLLPTRAMDLRIALCFLLCATYTVVAEVDIITEPRPGEEYVLVSSGQQTPLRNFETSHKIPEKHPNHRLTKPEDSNEKIFKKLHSGKVKHSAEGIVSIEEDKKAQIKKGQKLKASESIEIDVPVSKLEDIKIKENVRDIDTNPKLAVALEAMSESGKLSNNDGTTTQKPILTTAPPTPAKGYEYIPINFDTIDDINSGLLSSNVKLETAGSEQKQHSRIQVKKGPNGQDYEYEYIYYYYDEDDESKKEVKDKPASNEAPVLNSHDGPSKVETENHIAKDSRSKSKYSTIERSTTTTTATPEVQNEVLSTSGRGRSRGRNTTPAPAPVQEEIVERLPSSTRFPPRGRSFGSSSTTTHVPEVTEAVRQRGRSQVDSVADESIGQTRSRTRAHVRRPSSELVDLDSFKTHSGDIRSQYKEPPTRYSSESKTTTDVSDVELPVKETQREGHSLPSGVIFQEVLDDSKLPSDYKQTTTYEQDTTEYTTMTAMEKVALDLYAYLAGENLNNEINPSSDLLSFDGSTTVDDDSWTTESLSTTEEETTPTTTTTTTTTTTTTTTTTPAPTTTTTTAAPTRPSRFKSRPGARARGSVSTSAATEAPQETSTRARGRFGKPNGVRKTTATVAEVETSSAAPAEKPATQPKAFGRRGGLFAGRNRPVSTTSAPAQDGSNAASEAPAPRARLRPGLRRGPSTTTAAASSAEVSETTAPSASSNAGSGEVVETTPTPGRSIGRKPGGRPVSLRPGPRLNLRPNPRLRPGVATTANTEAPSEAPAETSAPAESPAADEQSEGSSPTPAPEAPRGGIKLRNRLQVSPSPKRVAATPPPRRPNPLLKRKLPSTEATTEAPKKASSETTEESTSAEKSETETEAAPAETTPAPPLRGLDALIARRRAAGVGSRPARPVRGARLPK